The DNA sequence ACCACACGCCGTCGGGGTAGGACTCGACCAGCTCGCCCGCGACCGCGACGGCCAGCCGGGTCTTGCCCGCACCGCCCGCCCCGACCACGGTGACCAGGCGGTGCGCGCCGAGCAGCGCGCCGAGTTCGGCCTGCTCGCTGCGGCGCCCCACGAACGAGGTCAGGTGACTGGGCAGGTTGTGCGGGGCGGCCTGCTCGGTGCGCGGGCGCGGGAAGTGCTGCTCCAGACCGGGCGCGACGAGCTGGTACAGCCGCTCGCGGCCGTCGAAGCCGCGCAGCCGGTGCAGGCCGAGGTCGAGCAGCCAGCCCTCCTCGGGCAGGGTGCACGCGGCCTGGGCGGTCGACGCGGAGAGCAGGATCTGTCCACCGTGGGCGGCGGCGGCGACCCGGGCGGCGCGGTGCACCTCGGGGCTGGCGTACTCACCACCGTGCGGGTGCGCGGTGCCGGTGTGCAGGCCCATCCGTACCCGGGGCTGTGCTTTCGGGTCGTCCCACGGGTGCTGCGCCAGCGCCCGCTGCGCCTGCGCGCAGGCCCGCAGGGCGTGCGCGGCCTCGGCGAAGACGAAGAAGTACGAGTCGCCCTCGGTGAACAGCTCCACTCCGCCCGCGGTGGCGAGCGCAGCACGCAGCACCCGCCGGTGCTCGTGCAGCACCGGCCGGTAGCCGTCGCCGAGCATCTGGGCGAGTCGGGTCGACCCCTCGATGTCGGTGAAGAGAAACGTCACCTGCCCACGCGGCAGGTGTGAACGCTGCGGCACGCGTGGATAACCTCCGCCCCCCTGGAAGTCGCGGTTCATGCTGCCGTACCCCCACCTGCACCGGACATCGTGAGAACGGGTTGATCGAGCCGCCCGAACTGCGGGCGGGTGTCGAGGCATCGCCCCGGGTCGATGCGATCCCCGGCGCGCGCACTGCCAACCGTCGTAACGACGACACCGCGGGGCGGATGTGGGCCGACAGGTCAGATCTGGATCACCCGACGCGCCCGGTTCGGGGAAACCCAGGCAGAACTGCCGACCTGACCTGCGTGGCGCGACAGCGGGTCCACACGTGAGACATACTCGTCGGCGTGCGTGACGGTGACGGGGCCAAGCAGGCGGCGGGTGACACGGAGCCGGCGGTGACGCCGGGCGGACCGGCGGCGCCCGATGACGCGGCCGCGGACCCCGCCAGCCCGCCCACCGGGCTCGCCGGGCGGGCTGTGGCCACGGTGCGGGCCGGGCTGCCGAAGCTGCGTGACGGCGCGATGCGGGGCGGACGGGCCGCCTGGGGCGGCCTGCGGCGCGGCGCGCGCAAGCCGTACGGGCGGCTGACCACTGCCGGGTTGACCATCATCGCCGTCGTCGCGGCGACCGCCACCGCCGGTGCGCTCCTGGTGCCCGCGCTGGTCTCCGCCAAGGCCGCTCCGGCGCCGAGCGCCTCGGCCAGCGCCGCGCCGACCGGGCTGCCCAGCCCGAGCCAGCTCCCACTGCCGTCGCTGTCGCCGCTGCCGACGGGTGTGCCGCGCCCGGCCGCCGCGTTCCACCGCTGGGCCGAGCAGCAGTCGCCCAAGGTGCAGGTGCCCGTCCCGGCGCTGGAGGCGTACGCGTACGCCGAGTGGGTGCTGCTCAGCACCCGGCCCGCCTGCCATCTGAGCTGGACCACGCTGGCCGCGATCGGGCAGGTCGAGTCCGACCACGGCCGCGCGAAGGGTGCCAAACTCGACGAGCAGGGCCGGGCGCTGCCGCCGATCATCGGCCCGGCGCTGAACGGCAAGGGCGACGTCGGCCGGGTCCCGGACACCGACGCCGGGGCGTTCGACAACGACAGGGTCTGGGACCACGCGGTGGGGCCGATGCAGTTCCTCCCGGCGACCTGGCGGTCGTACGGGGTGGACGCCGACGCCAACCAGCTCGCCGACCCGCACGACCTGGACGACGCGTCCCTGGCCGCCGCTTACTATCTGTGTGCGCCGAACAAGGACCTGTCCGTGGTCGCGAACTGGAAGGCCGTCGTGCTGTCATACAACAACATCGGCGTCTACCTTCAGAAGGTCTACGACACCGCCCAGGCGTACGGGGCCAAGAGCCGGGCCTGACCGCCCGCCCGAGCCGCTGACCGGCGAGGATGGGAAGCGACGATCCACGCTACCGACAGCAACCTGGCCGCGCGACGAACGCCACTCAGAGTAATGGTTTGCATACGATGACAGGTAGGACCCTTCCGTTTCCCGGCCGCAGTGTGCAAGCTGGACGGGTGAAGGTGCGCGAATGGGATCCCCGTACCGCGTCCGCCACTGAGATCGCCTCTCTGGTCGCCCTCCTCAACGAGGTCAGTGCGGTCGACCTGCCGGATGATCCCCTGTGGCACGACGGTCGCATGCGCGACTACCTGTCGGTGACCATGCCCGGCGAACGCAAGACCAGTTGGCTCGTCGAGGAGAAGCCCGGCGACGCCGCCCGCGGCGTGCCCCCGCTCGGGGCAGGCAGCATCCTCCTACTGGGTGACATCGGGGTCGTCGAGATCCTGGTCCACCCCAAGGCCCGCCGGCAGCAGATCGGCCGGCTGCTGCTCACCGAGCAGGTGCGGCTGGCCCACACCGAGGGCTTCGACCTGCTCGGGGTCGAGGTCGCCGGCGGCACGGTCACGGTCGACTTCTTCGAGGCGTACGGCTTCACGCTGGCGTTCACCGAGATCCGCAGCGTGCTCAACCTCGGCACGGTCGACTGGTTCACCCTCGGCGACCTCGCCGCCGGGGTGGGCGCGGGCTACCAGATCGAGTTCTACCCGGGCGGCCCGCCCGACCACCTGCTCACCGCGTACGCGGCCGCCAAGGCCGAGGTGCGCGACGACTACGAGCTCGGCGACCTGGAGCTGCGGCCCAGCTCATACGAGCCGCAGCGGCTGCAGGCCAGTCTGAACACCCTGGACGCGCGCGGCCTGAAGCTCTACGTGGTCGTCGCCGTGGTGGAGAAGACCGGCGAGATCGCCGGGCTGACCGAGGTCGTGGTGCCCGCTCAGCGCCCCGGCCGTGCCGACCAGTACGACACCGTCGTGGTCCCCCGGCACCGCGGCTACGGCGTCGGCCGGGCGATCAAGGCCCGGATGCTGTTCGAGCTTCGCTCCGCCGAGCCGAAGCTGACCGAGGTGCAGACCTGGAACGCCGCCGTCAACGAGCCGCTCATCAAGGTCAACCAGGAGCTCGGCTTCATCGCCGACCGCCCCTGGCTGGAGTACGAGGGCGACGTCGCAGCCCTCGCACAGCGGCTCGGCATCGCCGGAACCTCGGCCTAGACTGATCCGCATGCCGCGTTACGACTTCCGCTGCCGCGCCTGCGGCGACACGTTCGAGGTGGACCGCCCGATGGCCGCCGCGAGCGAGCCCGCCGCCTGCCCGGCCGGGCACCAGGACACGGTCAAGCTGCTCAGCACGGTCGGCTTGGGCGGCCGCGGCGGTGCCGCGCCCGCGCCCTCCGGTGGTGGTGGCGGCTGCTGCGGCGGTGGGTGCTGCGGCTGACCGGGGTGGCAGCAAGATCGCTGTCTGCGGTCACATGAGCCGCTCAGGCGACAGTTTCTGACCGGCCATCGCGATCTCCGCCCGCAGCCGACCCGCGGCCTGACGCCGCGCTAGTGGCGGACCAGGCAGAACGGGTGGCCGGCGGGGTCGGCGTAGACGCGCCAGCCACGGTTGGACGTGCCGTCCAGCAGGCGGGCGCCGAGGGCGAGTACGTCGGGTTCGGCGCGGTCGAGGTCGGGGACGCCGAAGTCCAGGTGGAACTGCTGCGGGCGGGTGGGGTCGGGCCACTGCGGCGGCTGGTATGCGACCACCCGCTGGAAGCACAGGACCAGGCCGGACGGCAGGTGCAGCGTCGACCAGTCGGCGTCCAGCGACCAGCGGCGATCCGGCCGGTCCACGTCACCGCCCAGTACGGCCTGGTAGAAGGCCGCGAGCCGGGCGGGTTCCGGACAGTCGAGCACGACGCATTGCAGCTCAGCGATCATGAGCTGATCCTAGGAGCCGGGCTCAGTACTCCGCGCGGAGGCGGCGGGCGGCCTCGGTGGCCCAGTACGTCAGGATGATCTGCGCGCCGGCGCGGCGGATGGAGTGCAGCGTCTCCATCATGATCCGCTCGCGATCGATCCAGCCGTTGGCGGCGGCCGCCTCGACCATGGCGTACTCGCCGCTGACCTGGTAGGCGGCGACCGGCACGTCGAACTGGGCGCGTACCGCGCTGATCACGTCGAGGTAGGCCAGGGCCGGCTTGACCATGACCATGTCGGCGCCCTCGGCGACGTCGAGCGCCACCTCGCGCAGCGACTCGCGCAGGTTCGCCGGGTCCTGCTGGTAGGTGCGCCGGTCGCCGTCCAGCGACGACTCGACCGCCTCCCGGAACGGGCCGTAGAAGGCGGAGGCGTACTTCGCGGCGTACGCGAGGATGGTGACGTCGGTGTAGCCGACCTCGTCGAGGGCCTTGCGGACCACGCCGACCTGGCCGTCCATCATCCCGGACGGGCCGACCACGTGCACCCCGGCGGCGGCCTGGGCCACCGCCATCCGGGCGTACGCGGCCAGCGTCGCGTCGTTGTCGACCACGCCGTCCTCGCGCAGCAGACCGCAGTGCCCGTGCGAGGTGAACTCGTCCAGGCACAGGTCGCTCATCACCACGACCGCGTCGCCGACCTCGTGGACCACGTCGCGGATGGCGACGTTGAGGATGCCGCCCGGGTCGGTGCCGCCGGAGCCGGTCGCGTCCTTGCGCTCGGGGATGCCGAACAGCATGACTCCGCCGACCCCGGCCTGGGCCGCCTCGGCGACGGCCTTGCGCAGCGACTCGCGCGAGTGCTGCACCACGCCCGGAAGGGAGCTGACCGGCCGGGGCTCGGCCAGCCCTTCCTTGACGAACAGCGGCAGCACCAGCTCGGCCGGGTGCAGCCGGGTCTCGCTGACCATGCGCCGGATGGCCGCGCTGGTGCGCAGCCGCCGCGGGCGGATGTTCGGGAAGGACATGGCTACCCCCTATGCCGATACCGGCGGTTCAGACGGTCAGCGGAACCTCAGCGCGGTCGGGCCCTGCACCTTCGAGCCGCGGCGCTGCTTGGCGGGCATCGCCGCCAGGCGCTCGCGCAGCTCGACGGCGTACATCGCCAGCGCCTCGACCAGGTCGGGCACGGAGGCGTGCTCGGGCTGGACGTCGACGCGCAGGCCGAACTCGACCGCGGTCTCGGCCGTCTTCGGGCCGATCACGGACACGACGGTGCGGGTGTGCGGCTTGCCCGCGATGCCGACCAGGTTGCGTACGGTCGAGGACGACGTGAAGAGCACCGCGTCGAACCCGCCCGACTTGATGGCGTTGCGGATCTCCTCCGGCGGCGGCGCCGCCCGCACGGTCCGGTAGGCCGTGACGTCGTCGACCTCCCAGCCGCGCTCGGTCAGGCCCGCGGCCAGCGTCTCGGTCGCGATGTCGGCGCGGGGCAGCAGCACCCGGCCCACCGGGTCGAAGATCTCGTCGTACGGCGCGAACTCCGCCAGCAGGCCCTCGCTGGACTGGTCGCCGCCGGGCACCAGCTCGGGCTGGATGCCGAACGAGCGCACCGCCTCGGCGGTCGACTCGCCGATGCACGCGATCTTGACGCCGCCGAAGTGGCGGGCGTCGAGCCCGTGCTCGCCGAACTTCTCCCACACCGCGCGCACGGCGTTGGCACTGGTGAAGATGACCCACGCGTACCGGCCGTCGACCAGGCCCTTGATCGCCCGCTCCATCTGGGCCGGGGTCCGGGGCGGCTCGACCGCGATGGTCGGCACCTCGCACGGGATCGCCCCGTACGCCCGCAGCCGCGCGCTCATCACGCCCGCCTGCTCCTTGGTGCGCGGCACCAGCACGCGCCAGCCGTACAGCGGGCGCGCCTCCCACCAGCCGAGCCGGTCCAGGTTCGCCACGCCGGAGCCGACGGTCACCACGACGCGGCCGGAGAAGCCCAGCGCGGCGGCGACGAAGCTGTCGACGGTCGAGATGGTCGTGTACTGCGTCTCGCCGGTGCCGTCACCGGTGATCGCGACCTGGGCGGTGCCCTCGACGCCGGCCGCGAGCAGCCCGTCGCGCACCGAGGCCAGGTCGCCCGCGTCGACCGCGAGCGCCACCGAGCCGTGCTTGAGCGCCGAGGCCAGCCCGTCGAAGTCGACCGCGGCGATGTCGTCGACGTCGGTCGAGGTGCGCACGCCGGTCAGCGGCACCCCCGCGTACGTCGCGACACCCGCGGCCTGCCCGA is a window from the Catellatospora sp. TT07R-123 genome containing:
- a CDS encoding lytic transglycosylase domain-containing protein: MRDGDGAKQAAGDTEPAVTPGGPAAPDDAAADPASPPTGLAGRAVATVRAGLPKLRDGAMRGGRAAWGGLRRGARKPYGRLTTAGLTIIAVVAATATAGALLVPALVSAKAAPAPSASASAAPTGLPSPSQLPLPSLSPLPTGVPRPAAAFHRWAEQQSPKVQVPVPALEAYAYAEWVLLSTRPACHLSWTTLAAIGQVESDHGRAKGAKLDEQGRALPPIIGPALNGKGDVGRVPDTDAGAFDNDRVWDHAVGPMQFLPATWRSYGVDADANQLADPHDLDDASLAAAYYLCAPNKDLSVVANWKAVVLSYNNIGVYLQKVYDTAQAYGAKSRA
- a CDS encoding GNAT family N-acetyltransferase encodes the protein MKVREWDPRTASATEIASLVALLNEVSAVDLPDDPLWHDGRMRDYLSVTMPGERKTSWLVEEKPGDAARGVPPLGAGSILLLGDIGVVEILVHPKARRQQIGRLLLTEQVRLAHTEGFDLLGVEVAGGTVTVDFFEAYGFTLAFTEIRSVLNLGTVDWFTLGDLAAGVGAGYQIEFYPGGPPDHLLTAYAAAKAEVRDDYELGDLELRPSSYEPQRLQASLNTLDARGLKLYVVVAVVEKTGEIAGLTEVVVPAQRPGRADQYDTVVVPRHRGYGVGRAIKARMLFELRSAEPKLTEVQTWNAAVNEPLIKVNQELGFIADRPWLEYEGDVAALAQRLGIAGTSA
- a CDS encoding zinc ribbon domain-containing protein, giving the protein MPRYDFRCRACGDTFEVDRPMAAASEPAACPAGHQDTVKLLSTVGLGGRGGAAPAPSGGGGGCCGGGCCG
- a CDS encoding VOC family protein, whose translation is MIAELQCVVLDCPEPARLAAFYQAVLGGDVDRPDRRWSLDADWSTLHLPSGLVLCFQRVVAYQPPQWPDPTRPQQFHLDFGVPDLDRAEPDVLALGARLLDGTSNRGWRVYADPAGHPFCLVRH
- the hemB gene encoding porphobilinogen synthase; its protein translation is MSFPNIRPRRLRTSAAIRRMVSETRLHPAELVLPLFVKEGLAEPRPVSSLPGVVQHSRESLRKAVAEAAQAGVGGVMLFGIPERKDATGSGGTDPGGILNVAIRDVVHEVGDAVVVMSDLCLDEFTSHGHCGLLREDGVVDNDATLAAYARMAVAQAAAGVHVVGPSGMMDGQVGVVRKALDEVGYTDVTILAYAAKYASAFYGPFREAVESSLDGDRRTYQQDPANLRESLREVALDVAEGADMVMVKPALAYLDVISAVRAQFDVPVAAYQVSGEYAMVEAAAANGWIDRERIMMETLHSIRRAGAQIILTYWATEAARRLRAEY
- a CDS encoding uroporphyrinogen-III synthase → MTRTRKPAGHVAFVGAGPGDPGLLTRRAYETLREADHIVYDRSVPDAMLESLRTEFGEQTEYSPAEGVPGDVAKVLLSEARSGRNAVHLVAGDPFGHDAVVKEVQAVARTNVRFAVVPGIGQAAGVATYAGVPLTGVRTSTDVDDIAAVDFDGLASALKHGSVALAVDAGDLASVRDGLLAAGVEGTAQVAITGDGTGETQYTTISTVDSFVAAALGFSGRVVVTVGSGVANLDRLGWWEARPLYGWRVLVPRTKEQAGVMSARLRAYGAIPCEVPTIAVEPPRTPAQMERAIKGLVDGRYAWVIFTSANAVRAVWEKFGEHGLDARHFGGVKIACIGESTAEAVRSFGIQPELVPGGDQSSEGLLAEFAPYDEIFDPVGRVLLPRADIATETLAAGLTERGWEVDDVTAYRTVRAAPPPEEIRNAIKSGGFDAVLFTSSSTVRNLVGIAGKPHTRTVVSVIGPKTAETAVEFGLRVDVQPEHASVPDLVEALAMYAVELRERLAAMPAKQRRGSKVQGPTALRFR